A genomic region of Bactrocera dorsalis isolate Fly_Bdor chromosome 3, ASM2337382v1, whole genome shotgun sequence contains the following coding sequences:
- the LOC125777504 gene encoding uncharacterized protein LOC125777504, translated as MAEDILHQIRVTTENPDLAICTEIHNKVLTTLEDLCVRISGKMLHELGMPAPNRPMHDALNREFERERQYDGNALNQSVQNKIPLLNLQQKTAYDTIMKSVNGGNGEFFFLDAPCGTGKTFLI; from the coding sequence ATGgctgaagacattttacatcaaaTACGTGTAACAACGGAAAATCCCGATCTTGCAATTTGCACGGAAATACACAATAAGGTATTAACAACTTTAGAGGATTTGTGCGTGAGGATATCCGGTAAGATGTTGCACGAATTAGGAATGCCTGCGCCTAATCGCCCTATGCATGATGCACTCAATCGTGAATTTGAACGAGAACGGCAATACGATGGAAATGCTTTAAATCAATCcgtacaaaataaaatcccaCTTTTAAATCtgcaacaaaaaacagcttACGATACAATAATGAAATCAGTAAATGGCGGCAATGGCGAATTCTTTTTCCTCGATGCACCATGTGGAACtggtaaaacatttttaatttaa